A single region of the Streptococcus sanguinis genome encodes:
- the uvrA gene encoding excinuclease ABC subunit UvrA, whose translation MQDKIVIHGARAHNLKNIDVEIPRDKLVVVTGLSGSGKSSLAFDTLYAEGQRRYVESLSAYARQFLGNMEKPDVDSIDGLSPAISIDQKTTSKNPRSTVGTATEINDYLRLLYARVGTPYCINGHGAITASSVEQIVDKVLELPERQRLQILAPVIRKKKGQHKTVFDKIQKDGYVRVRVDGDIYDVTEVPELSKSKQHDIEVVVDRIVIKEGVRSRLFDSVEAALRIAEGYVVIDTMDGQELLFSEHYACPVCGFTVPELEPRLFSFNAPFGSCPDCDGLGVKLEVDLDVVVPEAGKTLREGALAPWNPISSNYYPQMLEQAMAAFGIDMDKPFEELTEEEKQLIFFGSDGREFHFHYENEFGGVRDIDIPFEGVVTNINRRYHETNSDFTRTQMRAYMNELTCAACHGYRLSPQALSVKVGCEDGLHIGEISDLSIADHLVQLDKLSLTDNEATIARPILKEIHDRLTFLNNVGLNYLTLSRSAGTLSGGESQRIRLATQIGSNLSGVLYILDEPSIGLHQRDNDRLIASLKKMRDLGNTLIVVEHDEDTMREADWLIDVGPGAGVFGGEIVAAGTPAQVAKSKKSITGQYLSGKREIPVPLERRVGNGRFIEVTGAQENNLQNITARFPLGKFIAVTGVSGSGKSTLVNSILKKAIAQKLNRNSAKPGKFKKISGIEHVDRLIDIDQSPIGRTPRSNPATYTGVFDDIRDLFAKTNEAKIRGYKKGRFSFNVKGGRCEACSGDGIIKIEMHFLPDVYVACEVCHGTRYNSETLEVHYKEKNIAQVLDMTVNDAVEFFQHIPKIARKLQTIKDVGLGYVTLGQPATTLSGGEAQRMKLASELHKRSTGKSFYILDEPTTGLHSEDIAKLLQVLSRFVDDGNTVLVIEHNLDVIKTADHIIDLGPEGGVGGGTIIATGTPEEVAANPASYTGQYLKGKLHVK comes from the coding sequence ATGCAAGATAAAATTGTGATTCATGGAGCGCGAGCTCATAATTTAAAAAATATTGATGTAGAAATTCCCAGAGACAAGCTGGTCGTGGTGACGGGGCTGTCCGGTTCGGGCAAGTCCAGTCTGGCTTTTGACACCCTTTATGCAGAAGGGCAGCGCCGCTATGTGGAGAGTCTGTCGGCCTATGCCCGGCAGTTTTTGGGCAATATGGAAAAGCCGGATGTGGACTCGATTGATGGTCTCAGCCCGGCTATTTCCATCGACCAGAAGACGACTAGCAAAAATCCCCGCTCAACAGTGGGAACAGCTACCGAAATCAATGACTACCTGCGTCTGCTCTATGCTCGTGTTGGGACGCCATACTGTATCAACGGTCATGGAGCTATTACGGCTTCGTCTGTCGAGCAGATTGTTGACAAGGTCTTGGAATTGCCAGAGCGTCAGCGGTTGCAGATTTTAGCGCCGGTCATTCGCAAGAAAAAGGGTCAGCATAAGACCGTTTTTGATAAGATTCAGAAGGACGGTTATGTCCGTGTGCGGGTGGATGGAGATATTTACGATGTGACGGAAGTGCCAGAGCTGTCAAAGAGCAAGCAACATGATATTGAGGTCGTAGTAGACAGAATTGTCATCAAGGAAGGGGTGCGTAGCCGTCTCTTTGACTCGGTCGAAGCTGCTCTGCGGATTGCTGAGGGCTATGTGGTGATTGACACTATGGATGGTCAAGAGCTACTCTTTTCTGAACACTATGCCTGCCCTGTTTGTGGCTTTACAGTGCCAGAGCTAGAGCCACGTCTCTTCTCTTTCAATGCGCCTTTTGGCTCCTGTCCGGACTGTGATGGTCTGGGGGTTAAGCTGGAGGTGGATCTAGATGTGGTTGTGCCAGAAGCTGGCAAGACCTTACGCGAAGGAGCACTAGCACCTTGGAATCCCATATCCTCCAACTACTATCCGCAGATGCTAGAGCAGGCCATGGCTGCCTTTGGCATTGATATGGACAAGCCTTTTGAGGAACTGACGGAGGAAGAAAAACAGCTGATTTTCTTTGGATCAGATGGGCGGGAGTTCCATTTCCACTATGAAAATGAATTTGGTGGTGTGCGCGATATTGACATTCCTTTTGAGGGGGTTGTCACCAATATCAACCGTCGCTACCATGAGACCAATAGTGATTTTACTCGGACACAGATGCGGGCTTATATGAATGAGCTGACTTGTGCGGCTTGTCATGGTTATCGACTCAGCCCTCAGGCCTTGTCTGTCAAGGTTGGCTGCGAAGACGGCTTGCATATCGGTGAGATTTCAGACTTGTCCATTGCAGATCATCTGGTCCAGTTGGACAAGCTTAGCTTGACTGACAATGAAGCTACTATTGCTCGGCCTATTCTCAAAGAAATTCATGACCGTTTGACCTTCCTTAATAATGTTGGTCTTAATTACCTGACTTTGTCTCGATCGGCTGGGACTCTATCAGGAGGCGAGAGCCAGCGGATTCGTCTGGCGACCCAGATTGGTTCTAACTTGAGTGGCGTCCTCTATATCCTGGACGAGCCCTCTATCGGCTTGCACCAGCGTGACAATGACCGCCTAATTGCCAGCCTCAAGAAGATGCGTGACCTGGGCAATACCCTCATCGTGGTTGAACACGACGAGGACACCATGCGGGAGGCTGACTGGCTGATTGATGTGGGACCAGGAGCCGGTGTTTTCGGTGGTGAAATCGTCGCAGCTGGTACTCCTGCGCAAGTAGCTAAGAGCAAGAAATCCATCACAGGCCAATACCTGTCAGGTAAGCGCGAAATCCCAGTACCATTGGAACGCCGTGTAGGCAATGGTCGCTTTATCGAAGTGACTGGTGCTCAGGAAAATAACTTGCAGAATATTACGGCTAGATTCCCCTTGGGCAAATTCATCGCTGTGACGGGAGTTTCTGGATCCGGTAAGTCAACGCTGGTCAATTCTATTCTCAAAAAAGCCATCGCCCAAAAACTCAACCGCAATTCTGCCAAGCCAGGTAAGTTTAAGAAAATCAGCGGTATTGAGCATGTGGACAGACTGATTGATATCGACCAAAGTCCGATTGGCCGGACACCGCGCTCTAATCCCGCTACCTATACTGGAGTTTTTGACGATATTCGCGATCTGTTTGCCAAGACCAATGAAGCCAAGATTCGCGGCTACAAGAAGGGCCGTTTCAGCTTTAACGTCAAGGGAGGCCGCTGTGAGGCCTGCTCGGGTGATGGGATTATCAAGATTGAGATGCACTTCCTGCCTGACGTCTATGTGGCCTGTGAGGTCTGCCACGGCACCCGTTATAATAGCGAGACTCTAGAGGTTCACTACAAGGAGAAGAATATCGCTCAGGTTCTGGACATGACGGTCAATGATGCGGTAGAGTTCTTCCAGCATATTCCCAAGATTGCCCGCAAACTTCAGACTATCAAGGATGTGGGACTAGGCTATGTGACTCTAGGGCAGCCAGCCACAACCTTGTCAGGTGGTGAAGCCCAGCGGATGAAGCTGGCCAGCGAACTTCATAAGCGCTCGACTGGTAAGTCCTTCTATATCTTGGATGAGCCGACCACGGGTCTGCATTCTGAAGACATTGCCAAGCTCCTTCAAGTGCTATCACGATTTGTGGACGATGGCAATACGGTACTCGTTATCGAGCACAATCTGGATGTTATCAAGACGGCTGACCATATTATCGACTTAGGACCAGAAGGCGGTGTTGGTGGCGGTACGATTATTGCGACGGGTACACCGGAAGAAGTCGCTGCTAATCCAGCTAGCTATACCGGCCAGTACTTGAAAGGCAAGCTGCATGTGAAATAA
- a CDS encoding magnesium transporter CorA family protein encodes MKQVFLSTTTEFKEIDSLESGTWINLVNPSQSESIEIANAFGIDIADLRAPLDAEEMSRLTIEDEYTLIIVDVPITEERNNQTYYVTIPLGIIITEEAIITTCLEKLPLLDIFIHRRLRNFYTFMKSRFIFQILYHNAELYLTALRSIDRKSEQIESQLHKSTRNEELIELMELEKTIVYFKASLKTNERVIKKLTSSTSNIKKYLEDEDLLEDTLIETQQAIEMADIYGNILHSMTETFASIISNNQNNIMKALALVTIVMSIPTMIFSAYGMNFKNNELPLNGEPHAFWIIMFIAFAMSASVMAYLMHKKLF; translated from the coding sequence ATGAAGCAAGTCTTTTTATCAACTACGACAGAATTCAAAGAGATTGATTCGCTCGAATCAGGCACTTGGATCAATCTTGTCAACCCTTCCCAGAGTGAATCAATCGAAATCGCCAACGCCTTTGGTATTGACATCGCAGACCTGCGAGCACCGCTCGATGCAGAAGAAATGTCCCGACTTACGATCGAGGATGAGTATACACTGATCATCGTTGACGTGCCCATCACTGAGGAGCGGAATAACCAGACTTACTATGTCACGATCCCCCTTGGCATTATCATCACGGAAGAGGCTATTATTACCACTTGTTTGGAAAAATTACCTCTGCTGGACATCTTCATTCACAGGCGCCTGCGCAACTTCTATACTTTTATGAAGTCACGTTTCATCTTTCAGATTCTCTACCACAATGCCGAGCTGTATCTGACAGCCCTGCGCTCCATTGACCGCAAGAGTGAGCAGATTGAAAGTCAACTGCACAAGTCCACGCGAAATGAAGAACTGATTGAGCTCATGGAGTTGGAAAAGACCATCGTCTATTTCAAGGCCTCTCTCAAAACAAATGAGCGTGTGATTAAGAAGCTGACAAGCTCCACCAGCAATATCAAGAAATACCTGGAAGACGAGGACTTGCTGGAAGACACCTTGATTGAGACCCAGCAGGCCATTGAGATGGCTGATATCTACGGCAACATCCTCCACAGTATGACAGAGACCTTCGCCTCTATCATTTCTAATAACCAGAACAATATCATGAAAGCCTTGGCTCTGGTGACCATTGTTATGTCTATCCCGACCATGATTTTCTCGGCCTATGGGATGAACTTCAAAAATAACGAACTGCCTCTCAACGGCGAACCACATGCTTTCTGGATTATCATGTTCATCGCCTTTGCCATGAGTGCTTCGGTCATGGCCTATCTCATGCACAAAAAACTATTTTAA
- a CDS encoding DUF1129 domain-containing protein, with amino-acid sequence MSQVSLDKLSKKNKEFIHIATNQLLQDGKSDQEIQTILEGILPEILENQTKGITARGLYGAPTTWAASMTAKERYDAEHPKENDDPKWMMLDSVLFIFGFFTLLTSIVNLASSQPSVYGLTTLVLGSIVGGLSFYALYHFIYRFYGPDKDRSQRPKLLKSILTMAAAILLWSMSIVLTSLLPEFLNPRLSNIVVAIVGAITLALRFYLKKRFNIKSATMGPTRY; translated from the coding sequence ATGTCACAAGTATCCCTCGACAAACTCAGCAAAAAAAACAAAGAATTTATCCATATCGCGACTAACCAGCTCTTACAAGACGGCAAATCCGATCAGGAAATCCAGACTATCTTAGAAGGCATTCTGCCGGAAATCTTGGAAAATCAAACCAAGGGAATCACTGCCCGCGGCCTCTACGGAGCCCCAACTACTTGGGCAGCTTCTATGACCGCAAAAGAGCGCTATGATGCCGAGCATCCAAAGGAAAATGACGATCCTAAATGGATGATGCTGGACTCTGTCCTCTTTATCTTTGGTTTCTTTACCCTCCTGACCTCAATCGTCAATCTAGCTTCCTCTCAGCCATCTGTCTATGGACTGACGACTCTCGTACTCGGAAGCATCGTCGGTGGCCTTTCTTTCTATGCTCTCTACCACTTTATCTACCGTTTCTACGGACCAGATAAGGACCGCAGTCAGCGCCCTAAGCTGCTCAAGTCCATCCTTACCATGGCAGCGGCTATTCTCCTCTGGAGCATGTCCATCGTCCTGACTAGTCTCCTACCTGAATTCCTAAACCCCCGCCTGTCCAATATCGTAGTTGCTATTGTCGGTGCTATTACCCTAGCCCTTCGTTTCTATCTCAAAAAACGCTTCAACATCAAGAGCGCGACTATGGGACCGACGAGATATTAA
- a CDS encoding DUF1648 domain-containing protein, which produces MKKKDLFVLFFLAVIIFLIICLLPEQVPIHFNSAGKADIVVNRFCLILSLPIPYSLYWKYFRSKSKRGH; this is translated from the coding sequence ATGAAAAAGAAAGATTTATTCGTTTTGTTTTTCTTAGCAGTAATCATATTTTTGATTATCTGCCTGCTGCCAGAGCAAGTGCCCATTCATTTTAACAGCGCAGGAAAGGCGGACATTGTTGTCAATCGCTTTTGCTTGATTCTCAGTTTGCCCATTCCCTACTCTCTTTATTGGAAATATTTCCGAAGCAAATCAAAAAGAGGTCACTGA
- a CDS encoding ABC transporter permease — protein MEGPLKLRGHSVWNKYLWSYRMMTNILLLLKVQLYSTFSLNDLRKGRGLGKYFKLGLLFLLVLLFSGYNLLTALSLVKLGQANLIPAYMIALVSFIIFFFSLMQSNGILFDQEELDRLIVLPLSIREIVYEKYAFLYLLNSVFAILLMLPAGLVWFRYGASLLELLFYLILMGFVPLLPLCLASLLGLCVAYIASKAPHKNLVAFLFSLLLLLGLATGSMWAMRAGLSAENVGLLLTKQLTSLYPPASLFFNPQHFWWASLLLMFISFALTGLFLRYLSRNYLKMNQMITGVKSESKVYRSWQKSPFMALYRREFANFVSSYLYMLNSGLGTILIIVLAISLCFMSPDVLFSSIGLRDSREFLPLLLAGCLSISNPAAVSISLEGEEIWLLQTLPVSMRHIMMAKLALTVSLHCTALLLGLPVLVWRFSLGGLQVVDLVLVSLAYSLFTALQGLVVNFHYPKFIWDNEMIVIKQSFSTILSGGIGILVLVFPLCLSLLFGMDLEISLRISALELLLLTVVLYRHLIKQGYFKEVHG, from the coding sequence ATGGAAGGACCTCTGAAGTTAAGGGGGCATTCAGTTTGGAACAAGTATTTATGGAGTTACAGGATGATGACTAATATTCTTTTGCTTTTAAAAGTACAATTATACAGCACATTTTCGCTTAATGATTTAAGGAAAGGACGAGGGTTGGGCAAGTATTTTAAGCTTGGCCTGCTCTTCTTGCTTGTTTTGCTATTTTCAGGCTATAACCTTTTGACGGCTTTGAGTTTGGTCAAGTTGGGGCAGGCAAATTTGATTCCAGCCTATATGATTGCCTTGGTTAGTTTTATTATTTTCTTTTTCAGTCTAATGCAGTCAAATGGCATCTTGTTTGACCAAGAGGAACTTGACAGGCTCATCGTATTACCGCTCAGTATTAGGGAAATCGTCTATGAGAAATATGCTTTTCTTTATCTTTTGAACAGTGTGTTTGCCATCCTTCTCATGCTCCCAGCAGGCCTCGTTTGGTTTAGATATGGTGCGTCCTTGTTGGAGTTGCTTTTTTATCTGATTTTAATGGGATTTGTTCCTCTTTTACCTCTCTGTTTAGCCTCTTTACTTGGCTTGTGCGTTGCTTACATAGCCTCAAAGGCCCCTCATAAAAATCTAGTTGCCTTCCTTTTTTCTCTCCTCTTGCTTTTGGGGCTGGCAACAGGCAGTATGTGGGCTATGAGAGCTGGACTGTCAGCGGAAAATGTTGGTCTCTTGCTTACCAAGCAGCTGACTTCCCTCTATCCTCCGGCAAGCTTGTTTTTTAACCCTCAGCATTTTTGGTGGGCAAGTCTTCTGTTGATGTTTATATCGTTTGCGCTGACAGGACTTTTTCTAAGGTATTTAAGTAGAAATTATTTAAAAATGAATCAGATGATAACAGGGGTGAAGTCAGAAAGCAAAGTCTATAGAAGCTGGCAGAAGTCTCCCTTTATGGCTCTTTATAGGAGAGAATTTGCGAATTTTGTGAGTTCCTATCTTTATATGCTCAATAGTGGACTGGGAACTATTTTAATCATCGTTTTAGCCATCTCACTTTGTTTTATGAGCCCTGATGTCCTCTTTTCTTCGATTGGACTCAGAGATAGCCGAGAATTTTTACCCCTATTACTGGCTGGCTGTCTCAGTATTTCCAATCCTGCAGCTGTCAGTATTTCCTTGGAGGGGGAAGAGATTTGGCTGCTTCAGACACTCCCGGTTTCTATGAGGCATATAATGATGGCAAAGCTAGCCTTGACGGTGTCCTTACACTGCACAGCCTTGCTGCTGGGCTTGCCTGTTCTGGTTTGGCGTTTCTCGCTAGGAGGCTTGCAAGTAGTGGATTTGGTCCTTGTTTCACTGGCTTATTCTCTATTTACAGCTCTTCAGGGACTTGTGGTCAATTTTCATTATCCTAAGTTCATCTGGGACAATGAAATGATTGTTATTAAGCAAAGTTTTTCGACTATCTTGTCTGGAGGAATTGGCATCTTGGTTCTTGTGTTCCCTCTTTGCTTATCCTTACTATTTGGTATGGACTTGGAGATTTCGCTGCGAATCTCAGCTCTTGAACTTTTGCTTTTGACAGTCGTCCTTTATAGGCATTTAATAAAACAAGGATATTTTAAGGAGGTCCATGGCTAA
- a CDS encoding ABC transporter ATP-binding protein, which produces MLKIEHLTKVYSNGKKAVDDLSLMVEPGDIYGFIGANGAGKTSTIKSIVGIHDFDKGEIYICGHSIRKEPLLCKKKMAFLPDNPDLYKNLTARQFLDFVADIYRVSMEKRQAAIEKHSKMFELDTSLDQLISAYSHGMKQRLALIAALLHEPELLILDEPFVGLDPKGAYYFKQIMRELASQGHAIFFSTHVLEVAEELCNKVAILQKGRLVANGRTSEVKGAFSLEQVFMELQDDD; this is translated from the coding sequence ATGTTAAAAATAGAACATTTAACAAAAGTATATAGCAATGGTAAAAAGGCTGTGGATGATCTTAGTCTGATGGTGGAGCCTGGAGATATTTATGGCTTCATCGGCGCTAATGGAGCAGGTAAGACATCCACCATTAAGTCCATTGTGGGGATTCATGATTTTGATAAAGGAGAGATTTATATCTGCGGGCACTCTATCAGGAAGGAGCCCTTGCTTTGTAAGAAAAAGATGGCGTTTCTGCCGGATAACCCAGACCTTTATAAAAATCTGACAGCAAGGCAGTTTTTGGATTTTGTAGCAGACATTTATAGGGTTTCTATGGAAAAGAGGCAAGCAGCTATAGAAAAGCATTCTAAAATGTTTGAGCTGGATACGTCTTTGGATCAGTTGATATCGGCTTATTCACATGGAATGAAGCAACGATTGGCACTAATAGCGGCCCTCTTGCATGAGCCAGAATTGTTGATTTTAGATGAACCTTTTGTCGGTTTAGATCCGAAAGGCGCATATTATTTTAAGCAGATCATGAGAGAGCTAGCAAGTCAAGGGCATGCGATTTTCTTTTCTACTCACGTTTTAGAGGTTGCGGAAGAACTCTGCAATAAGGTAGCAATTCTGCAAAAGGGACGTTTGGTGGCTAATGGAAGGACCTCTGAAGTTAAGGGGGCATTCAGTTTGGAACAAGTATTTATGGAGTTACAGGATGATGACTAA
- a CDS encoding TetR/AcrR family transcriptional regulator has product MSVKCYTDHKEAETMRDVKEVEVRRAEIMSAALQLFAQKGYLKTRTQDIIDKLGISRGLLYYHFKDKEDILYCLIEKNSEPLLRKLEKISYQPNVGAKEKIRAFIEATLIPEESRTQENQVLQETVNLETNRYVLDRFYHRLCERMIVFFTHILEEGQKSGDFHLIYPHETASFLMTAYVFVSNDIKMSNEKPETLQDYLTSFQAILERSLGLEESIF; this is encoded by the coding sequence ATGTCAGTGAAGTGCTATACTGACCACAAGGAGGCAGAAACCATGCGTGATGTCAAGGAAGTAGAGGTGCGGCGGGCAGAGATTATGTCTGCAGCCTTGCAGCTCTTTGCCCAAAAGGGCTATCTAAAGACAAGAACTCAAGACATTATTGATAAGCTTGGAATTTCTCGAGGCCTGCTTTACTATCATTTTAAGGATAAGGAAGACATTCTCTATTGTCTGATTGAAAAGAACTCTGAACCCTTGCTGAGAAAGCTAGAAAAGATTAGCTATCAGCCAAATGTCGGAGCCAAGGAAAAAATCAGAGCCTTTATTGAGGCAACCCTTATCCCAGAGGAAAGCAGAACACAGGAAAATCAAGTCTTGCAGGAAACAGTCAATTTAGAAACAAATCGCTATGTTTTAGATCGCTTTTATCATAGACTCTGTGAGCGGATGATTGTTTTCTTCACTCATATCTTGGAGGAAGGACAGAAATCCGGAGATTTTCATTTAATATATCCACATGAAACGGCTTCTTTTCTCATGACTGCCTACGTCTTTGTGTCAAATGATATTAAGATGAGTAATGAAAAACCAGAGACTTTGCAGGATTATCTCACCAGCTTCCAGGCAATCCTAGAAAGAAGCTTAGGATTAGAAGAATCTATTTTTTAG
- the rpsR gene encoding 30S ribosomal protein S18, which yields MAQQRRGGFKRRKKVDYIAANKIEYVDYKDTELLSRFVSERGKILPRRVTGTSAKNQRKVTTAIKRARVMALMPFVNED from the coding sequence ATGGCTCAACAACGTCGTGGCGGATTCAAACGCCGTAAAAAAGTTGATTACATCGCAGCGAACAAAATTGAATATGTTGATTACAAAGATACTGAGCTTCTTAGCCGTTTCGTTTCAGAACGTGGGAAAATCCTTCCTCGTCGTGTAACAGGAACTTCAGCTAAAAACCAACGTAAAGTAACAACAGCTATCAAACGTGCTCGCGTAATGGCTTTGATGCCTTTCGTAAATGAAGACTAA
- a CDS encoding single-stranded DNA-binding protein: protein MINNVVLVGRMTRDAELRYTPQNQAVATFTLAVNRNFKNQNGEREADFINVVIWRQQAENLANWAKKGALIGITGRIQTRNYENQQGQRVYVTEVVADNFQLLESRSNRDGQSSGGYGGNSFGGSSAPSYGSADSSNQVPNFSRDESPFGNSNPMDISDDDLPF from the coding sequence ATGATTAATAACGTTGTACTGGTGGGTCGTATGACCCGTGATGCCGAGCTTCGCTATACTCCGCAGAACCAAGCGGTCGCAACATTTACTCTGGCTGTCAATCGTAACTTTAAAAATCAAAATGGCGAGCGAGAAGCGGACTTTATTAATGTTGTCATCTGGCGCCAGCAGGCAGAAAATCTTGCAAACTGGGCTAAAAAAGGAGCCCTAATCGGAATTACAGGCCGTATTCAAACGCGTAACTACGAGAATCAGCAAGGCCAGCGTGTCTATGTCACAGAAGTTGTTGCGGACAATTTCCAACTCTTGGAAAGCCGCTCTAATCGTGATGGTCAGTCATCTGGCGGTTACGGTGGGAACAGCTTCGGCGGCAGCTCTGCTCCAAGTTATGGCAGTGCGGACTCGTCTAACCAAGTACCGAACTTTTCTCGTGATGAGAGCCCATTTGGCAATTCTAACCCAATGGATATCTCAGACGACGATTTACCTTTCTAA
- the rpsF gene encoding 30S ribosomal protein S6 — MAKYEILYIIRPNIEEEAKNALVARFDSILTDNGATVVESKDWEKRRLAYEIQDFREGLYHIVNVEANDDAALKEFDRLSKINADILRHMIVKLDA; from the coding sequence ATGGCTAAATACGAAATTCTTTATATTATTCGTCCAAACATTGAAGAAGAAGCTAAAAACGCTTTGGTAGCACGCTTTGACTCTATCTTGACTGACAATGGTGCAACTGTTGTTGAATCAAAAGACTGGGAAAAACGTCGTCTTGCATACGAAATCCAAGATTTCCGTGAAGGACTTTACCACATCGTTAACGTTGAAGCAAACGACGATGCAGCTCTTAAAGAGTTTGACCGTCTTTCAAAAATCAACGCTGACATTCTTCGTCACATGATCGTCAAACTTGACGCTTAA
- the hutI gene encoding imidazolonepropionase: MTADLLLTHFNQVFCPKDLGHPLFGEEMKEAQVLEDGYIAVKDGKILAVGSGEPDASLVGPDTKIQSYEGKIATPGLIDCHTHLVYGGSREHEFAKKLAGVPYLEILAQGGGILSTVRATREASFDTLYDKSKRLLDYMLLHGVTTVEAKSGYGLDWETEKRQLDVVGALDRDHEIDLVSTFMAAHAVPPEYKGRSQEYLELIVEEMLPRVKAENLAEFCDIFCEKGVFTADESRYLLSKAKEMGFKLRIHADEIESIGGVDVAAELGATSAEHLMVATDEGIRKMAEAKVIGNLLPATTFSLMEDTYAPARKMLEAGMAITLTTDSNPGSCPTANLQFVMQLGCFMMRLTPVEVLNAVTINAAYSVNRQDKIGSFDTGKQADITILDAKNIDYPLYFFATNLTHQVYKAGKLVVDQGRIV; this comes from the coding sequence ATGACTGCTGATTTACTATTAACTCACTTTAATCAAGTCTTCTGTCCCAAGGACCTCGGACATCCCCTTTTTGGTGAGGAGATGAAGGAGGCTCAGGTCTTGGAGGACGGCTACATTGCAGTCAAAGACGGCAAAATCCTAGCAGTTGGCAGCGGAGAGCCGGATGCCAGTCTGGTTGGACCTGATACTAAGATTCAGTCTTATGAGGGCAAGATTGCTACACCTGGCTTGATCGACTGTCACACTCACTTGGTCTACGGCGGCAGCCGGGAGCATGAATTTGCTAAGAAATTAGCCGGTGTCCCTTATCTGGAAATTCTTGCCCAAGGCGGCGGTATTCTCAGTACGGTTCGGGCAACACGAGAAGCTTCTTTTGATACTCTCTACGATAAGTCTAAGAGACTGCTGGATTATATGCTGCTTCATGGGGTGACGACTGTCGAGGCCAAGAGTGGCTATGGTCTGGACTGGGAAACAGAGAAGCGCCAGCTGGATGTCGTTGGGGCTTTGGACCGTGACCACGAGATTGACCTCGTTTCTACCTTTATGGCTGCCCACGCCGTTCCACCAGAATACAAGGGACGTTCTCAGGAATATCTGGAGCTCATCGTCGAGGAAATGCTGCCTCGGGTAAAAGCAGAAAATCTAGCTGAATTCTGTGATATTTTCTGTGAAAAAGGCGTCTTTACAGCTGACGAGTCACGCTACTTACTTTCTAAGGCTAAAGAAATGGGCTTCAAGCTCCGTATCCATGCTGACGAAATCGAATCTATCGGTGGAGTAGATGTAGCAGCTGAACTGGGAGCAACTAGTGCAGAGCACTTGATGGTAGCGACCGATGAGGGCATTCGCAAGATGGCAGAAGCCAAGGTTATCGGCAATCTCCTGCCAGCGACTACCTTCAGTCTGATGGAAGATACCTATGCACCAGCCCGCAAGATGCTGGAAGCTGGCATGGCCATTACCCTGACCACCGACAGCAATCCAGGCTCTTGTCCAACAGCTAACCTGCAGTTCGTTATGCAACTAGGCTGCTTTATGATGCGTCTGACGCCAGTAGAAGTTCTCAACGCTGTAACCATTAATGCGGCCTACTCAGTTAACCGTCAAGATAAGATTGGCAGCTTTGATACTGGCAAGCAGGCTGACATTACCATCCTAGACGCTAAGAATATCGACTATCCACTTTATTTCTTTGCGACTAACCTGACCCATCAGGTTTACAAGGCTGGAAAGCTGGTCGTCGATCAAGGAAGAATCGTCTAG